The genomic segment GTGTCCAACGCGTTCGTCGCCTCCCGCGTGAACGTCGCGGGCCTGGACCCCTGGCGCCTCGGCGGCGAGATGTGGGGCTGGTACTCCGGCGGCCGGCTCACCTCCCTCTGCTACGCCGGCGCCAACCTGGTGCCGATCTGCGCGGGCCCCGAAGCCGTCCGCGCCTTCGCCGAGCGGGCCCGCCGGGCGGGCCGCCGCTGCTCGTCGATCGTCGGACCCGCCGAGCCCACCACCGAACTGTGGTCGCTGCTCGAACCCAGCTGGGGCCCCGCCCGGGAGATCCGCGGCCGCCAGCCGCTGATGAGCACCCGGGCGCTGCCCGCCGGCATCACCCCCGACCCCCTCGTCCGGCGCGTCCGGCGCGACGAGATGGATGTGATCATGCCCGCGTGCGTGGCCATGTTCACCGAGGAGGTCGGCATCTCCCCGCTCGCGGGGGACGGCGGGCTGCTCTACCAGGCCCGGGTCGCGGAACTCGTCACCGCCGGACGGTCGTTCGCCCGCATCGAGAACGGCCGGGTGGTCTTCAAGGCCGAGATCGGCGCCGTCACCCGGCACGCCTGCCAGATCCAGGGCGTCTGGGTGGCACCGGAGTACCGGGGGCAGGGCCTGTCGGAGGCCGGTATGGCCGCCGTGCTGCACTACGCGCTGCGGGATGTGGCCCCGGTCGCCAGCCTGTACGTCAACGACTTCAACGCACCCGCCCGTGCCGCCTACCGCCGGGTGGGATTCACCGAGGTCGGAGCCTTCATGAGCGTGCTGTTCTGACGTAATGTCCCGTCCCATGGAAGATGTCGTGGTCGGCCGTCTGGACCTCGAGGAACGGGTCGACGAGGCCCTCGCCGTACAGGCCCTCGCCTTCGGCCTCGACGACGACGAGATCGCGATCCGCCGCCAGATCGTCGTGCGGCACCTCGCCTGTCCCGGTGCCCGCGCCCTCGGCGCCACCACCGAGGACGGACGGCTCGTCGGGTTCGTCTACGGCATGCCCAACGACCGCGCGCAC from the Streptomyces sp. RKAG293 genome contains:
- a CDS encoding GNAT family N-acetyltransferase, yielding MLTTTTAKVLEAGELDAALEVLDRDPVSNAFVASRVNVAGLDPWRLGGEMWGWYSGGRLTSLCYAGANLVPICAGPEAVRAFAERARRAGRRCSSIVGPAEPTTELWSLLEPSWGPAREIRGRQPLMSTRALPAGITPDPLVRRVRRDEMDVIMPACVAMFTEEVGISPLAGDGGLLYQARVAELVTAGRSFARIENGRVVFKAEIGAVTRHACQIQGVWVAPEYRGQGLSEAGMAAVLHYALRDVAPVASLYVNDFNAPARAAYRRVGFTEVGAFMSVLF